The genomic window TGAGCACGCCCTTCGGCCGCTGGCAGACCCCGGTGGACCAGCTACCCTGAGGGACGCACCCGATGCGCGGTGGTCAGGAGGTGACCGCATGGTTTCGGCAACGGCAGCGGGCGACTTCGACGCCGCCGACCCGGCGAAGGGCAAGCTGGCCGCGCCCAAAGAGATGCTGGTCGACCCGCGATTCATCCGGCTCGCCGACCAATTCTTCGGCATGTTCACCCAGCCGAGCCGCGGCGGCGCGGCATTGGCCGTCTACCTCGACGGCAAGCCGGTGGTGGACATCTGGGGTGGCTGGGCAGGCAAGGACCGGCGCTGGAACGGCAGCACCGTCGCGCTGACCTTCTCCACCGGCAAGGGCGTCGCCTCCACCGTGCTGCATCGGCTGGCCGAACGCGGCCTGATCGACTACGACGCGCCGGTCGCCCAGTACTGGCCCGAATTCGCCGCGCACGGCAAGGACGACATCACGGTGCGCGATGTGCTCTCGCACCGGGCCGGGCTGCATCGAGTGCGCGGCCTGGTCCCCGGCCGCGAGGGCATCCTCGACTACGGCGCCGTGGTCCGCGCGCTGGCCGACAGCCCGCCGGATCCGCGCCGTATCCGCACCTCCGGCTACCACGCCATCACCTTCGGCTGGCTGGTCGCCGAGATCGTGCAGCGGGTCACCGGCGAATCGTTCACCGACGTGCTGCGCCGGGAGATCGCCGAGCCGCTCGGGCTCGACGAATTCTGGTTCCGGGTGCCGGAAGCCGAGCGTTATCGGATCGCCAAGATCTTCCCGCACCTGAGCCCGCCCGGGATCCGCTGGAACACCGCCTCGTCGGTGCTGTCCTGGGTTCGCCCGATTCGCGGGCTCGCCGAGGCGGGCATGCCGGAGAGCTTCGACGAACTGGTCCGCGACCCTCGGGTGCACGACGCCGTGATGCCGGGTTGGAACGGCGTCTTCTCGGCGCGCGCGCTGGCCAGAATGTATGGGGCGCTGGCCAACGAGGGCCGGGTCTTCGTTGAGCGCCGTGGCGGCGGCGAAACCGTGCAGTTTCTGCGGCCGGAGACGATCGACCTCATCAACCAGGTGCAGCCCGCGGAGAGCCGCGACTACGTGCTCGGCCTGCCACTGCGCTTCACCCTCGGCTACCACCGCCCGGTGCTGATGTCCAAGCAGCAACCGCGAAAGGCGTTCGGCCACTACGGCGTCGGTGGTTCGGGGGCCTACGCCGATCCGGAACTCGGCATGTCGGTCGCCTTCGTCACCAACCGACTCGGCAACGCGGTGACCGCGCTCGGCGACGCCCGGCTCGCCCGGCTCGCGGCGACCGCGCGCAACACGGTGCGCAGAGTCAAACCGGCCGTCGTCATCGACGAGACCGATTCCTAGGCGGGTCGAACCCGCAGACGGGTGCGGCTGCGCCTGGCCCCGAAGTATGCGAACGGCCGTGCGCCAATCTCGGTGCCGCACAACATAGCAACCGGTCCGCACCGCCCGATTCTGTTCGGTGTGGTGAGTGATTTACATCACGAAGACGTTTGACGCCGCCCTCATGGCGACCGACCAGCGAGATCATTCGGCACACCGGACTCGCCGACTTGACCGGTACCTTTCGCGAAACCGAATGGCCCACAACGGGTTATGTGACGGCGACCACACCGGCCGGTCTGTCTGAATCAATAGGAAACGCCACTGGCTTCCAGCCGCACCTGGACGGTAGGAAGGACGAAGGGTCGGGCCGTCAATACCCGTGGGGCCGCTCTGCTTGCCCCACGCCGATGAGAGATCTCGTGACATACGCGCGCGTCTGCGCGTGTGCGCGAGAGATGGAATGGACGAGAAACCTATGCATGCCGCTTCGCACACCGGGTCGCTACCTGCTCGCCGCCGGGGGGCACAGCTAACCCGCAGGCTGCGGGCGGGCGCCCTGTTGTCCGCGACCATCGCGGCGGCGGGTGTCCTGCTCGTCGCGCCCGCCGAGGCCGAACCCATCCCCGGGCTCGGTTCCGGATCGGCCGGTTCGGCAACCGAGCCACAGCCGCAGCAGCCGAACTTCGCGCCGCCCTCGATCAACATCGCCGATGGCGAGGTGGTCGGGGTGGCCCAGCCGATCATCATCAACTTCAAGGACCCGGTGACCGATCAGGCCACCGCCGAGAAGTTCATCAAGATCACCTCGTCGAAGCCGGCGCCGGGCCACTTCTACTGGCGCGGCGACAAGCAGGTGCGCTGGCGGCCGAACGAGTTCTGGCCGGACAACACCGACGTGCAGGTGCAGGCGGGCGAGACCCGCAGCGCCTTCAAGATCGGCGACGCCCTGGTCAGCACGGCCGACGACAACACGCACACCATCACCATCACCCGCAATGGTGAGGAGGTGAAGACGATGCCGACCTCGATGGGCAAGCCCAAGCACGAGACCCCGAACGGCACCTACATCGTCGGCGAGCAACTGCGCAAGATGATCATGGATTCGTCCACCTACGGTGTCCCCGTCACCGATCCCGAGGGCTACAAACTCGAGGTCGAGTACGCGACCCGCATCTCCAACAGCGGCATCTTCGTGCACGCGGCCCCGTGGTCGGTCGGACAGCAGGGCAAGTCCAACGCCAGCCACGGCTGCCTGAACGTGAGCACCGAGAACGCCAAGTGGTTCATGGAGAACACCCGCCGGGGTGACCCGGTCGTCATCGTGAACACCAAGGGCGGAACGCTGAGCGCCAGCGACGGTTTGGGCGACTGGAACGACTAGCAGGTTCGCCGCTCCGGCGGCACAAGACACGTCACGAAGCCGAACATTACGATCAATTAGCAGTTTGCTGATCGTGGTGTTCGGCTTTTTGATTCACTGTGCGCGTGCTCGAGAAGTTCAGCGGTCGGGGGGCCGGCGTTAACCGACTGTTTGCTCCCGTCCGTAGAGTGCGCGACGTGCGAGCGAGGCCGGAACGAGTACTGCCCCAACCGCGCGGACGTGGTCTGCGCAACCGGCCCTGGCAGGACTACGCCCTGTTCCTCGTTTTGGTCGTGCCGAATCTCGCGCTGCTGACGCTGTTCGTCTACCGGCCGTTGATCGACAACATCCGGCTCTCGTTCTACGACTGGAACATTTCCGATCCGGTGGCCACTTTCATCGGAGTCGCCAACTACCGCGAGTGGTGGAGTCGGCCGGATTCCTGGGACATCGTCACCAACACAGTGGTTTTCACCCTCGCGGCGGTGGTCGGCAGCATGGTGCTCGGTCTCGCGCTCGCGTTGCTGCTGGACCGGAAGTTGTTCGGCCGCAATGTGGTCCGCTCGGCGATCTTCGCACCGTTCGTCATCTCCGGCGCCGCCATCGGCGTGGCCTTCCAGTTCATCTTCGATCCGAGCTTCGGTCTGGTCCAGGATGTCTTGCACCGCATCGGTGTCGCACAGGTGCCCGACTTCTATCAGGACCCGCACTGGGCGCTGTTCATGGTGACGGTGACCTACATCTGGAAGAATCTCGGCTACAGCTTCGTCATTTATCTGGCCGCGCTGCAAGGGGTTCGGGCCGAGCTGATGGAGGCGGCCGAGATGGACGGCGCGAGCCGGTGGACCACCTTCACCAAGGTGCTGCTGCCGCAGCTGCGCCCGACCACATTCTTCCTGTCGATCACGGTGCTGCTGAACTCGTTGCAGGTCTTCGACATCATCAACGTGATGACCCGCGGCGGTCCGCTCGGCACCGGCACCACCACGATGGTCTACCAGGTGTACGAGGAATCTTTCCGTAATTTCCGCGCCGGGTACGGCGCGACCGTGGCCACCATCATGTTCGTGGTGCTGCTGGTCGTCACGCTGGTGCAGGTTCGCGTCATGGATCGGAACGAACAGTGATCAAGGATCCGGCTGTGGCGAATAGCGGCCTGTCCCGCACGATTTCCTACCAGCGCCGCCAACGTTGGGTGACGCTGCTCGGTTACGCGGCCATGGTGTGCGTGCTGATCATTGTCGGCGTTCCGCTGTTCTGGATCGTCATCACCTCGTTCAAGGCCCGCCCGGACATCTACGTGCAGCCCGCGGTGTACTGGCCACACAGCTGGCATCCGGAGAACTATCGCGATGCCACCACAACGCTGCCGTTCTGGACCTTCCTGAGCAATTCACTGATCGTCACCGGGGTGATCTCGGCGGTGAAGTTCGTGCTCGGCGTGTTCAGCGCGTACGGGCTGGTGTTCCTTCGGTTCCCCGGTAAGTCGGTGGTGTTCCTGGTGATCATCGCGGCGCTGATGGTGCCGAACCAGATCACCGTGATCTCCAACTACGCGCTGGTCTCCCAGCTCGGCTGGCGAAACACCTTGGTGGGCATCATCGTTCCGCTCTGCGGGGTCGCGTTCGGCACCTTCTTGATGCGCAACCATTTCCTTTCGCTGCCATCGGAGGTGATCGAGGCCGCCAGGATGGACGGCGCCAATTGGTGGCGGCTGCTGACCAGGGTGGTGCTGCCGATGTCCGGGCCGACCATGGTCGCCTTCGCGGTGGTCACGCTGGTCAACGAGTGGAACGAATACCTCTGGCCGTTCCTGATGGCCGACGGCCCCGAGGTCGCCACGTTGCCGGTCGGGCTGACGCTGCTGCAGAACACCGAGAACCCGAGCGTCACCAACTGGGGGCCGGTCATGTCGGGCACGTTGCTGACGATGCTGCCGATCCTGGTCGTGTTCCTGCTGCTGCAACGCCACATGATCAAAGGCCTCACCTCGGGTGCGGTCAAAGGTTAGGCGTACCTCCGCATTCGCTCCGGCCATGCGCGGTCCAAAGACGGACTCCGTCCGGCTGCGCCTACTAGATACAGGAGAACAAACGTGTCCACTTCTCAGTTCCCCGCGCTGTCCCGGCGCGGATTCATCGGGCTGGCCGGTGCCGTCGCCGCGGGCGCGGCGCTCACCGCGTGCGCGGGCACCGGCGGTGGCGCCAAGCAGTCCGGCGACGCCAATACCATCAACTTCTGGTCCAATCACCCTGGTAGCTCGAAGGATCAGGAAACCGAGCTGATCAAGCGGTTCCACGAGAAGTTCCCCGACCTGAAGGTCAACCTGATCGACGCGGGCAAGAACTACGAGGAGGTGTCGCAGAAGTTCAATGCGGCGCTCTCCGGTGGTGAACTGCCCGATGTCGTTGTGCTGTCCGATGTCTGGTGGTTCAACTACGCGCTCAACGGGTCCATCGAACCGCTGGACGGGCACTTCGGCGCCGCGGGTGTGCGGCTGGACGACTACGTCGACTCGCTGGCCGCCGACTACCTGTTCAACGGCAAGCACTACGCGCTGCCGTACTCGCGGTCGACGCCGCTGTTCTACTACAACAAGGATGTCTGGGCGAAAGCCGGTCTGCCGGACCGTGGCCCGGAGAGCTGGCCGGAATTCGACGAGTGGGGTCCGAAGATCCAGGCCGTGGTCGGCGACGGCAAGCTCGCGCACGGCTGGGGCGACGCGAAGAACTATCTCGCCTGGACTTTCCAGGGCCCGAACTGGACCTTCGGTGGCGCCTACTCCGACGGCTGGCAGCTGAAGTTCACCGAACCCGGCACGATCGCGGCGGGCCAGTTCCTGCGCGACATGATCCACACCAAGAAGTACGCGGGGATCAAGCCGCAGATCGCCGTCGATTTCGGCACCGGCGTCATCGCCTCGACCATCGCCTCCACCGGTGACCTCAAGGGCATCAAGCAGAACGCGGAAGGCAAACTGCAGTTCGGCACCGCGTTCCTGCCGCACCCGAACGGGCCCGGCGTCACGACCGGCGGCGCCGGTCTGGCGATTCCGGCGCGCATTTCCGACCAGCGAAAAGTGAACGCGCTCAAGTTCATCGAGTTCATCACCAACGCGTCGAACACGGCGTACTTCGCGCAGGCGACCGGGTACATGCCGGTGCGCAAGTCGGCCGTCGCCGACCCGGGCGTGCAGGACTTCCTGGCGAAGAACCCGAACGCGAAGGTCGCCATCGATCAGCTGCCGCTGACCAAGTCGCAGGACTACGCGCGGGTGTTCGTGCCGGGCGGCGACCAGATCATCGGCACCGGGTTGGAGCAGATCGGGCTGCAGAACGCCGATCCGGCAACCGTTTTCGCCAATGTCAGCAGCCAGCTGCAGGCCATCATCGACCGGCAGATCACGCCCAAACTGCCCAAGTAATGCCCGCACCCGTCGGCGGCCACCTCGGCGTGGCCGCCGTCGCGAATTCATCCGAGGAGATCGACGCCCATGGCCACAGTGCAGTTCGACGGGGTGACGCATCTGTATCCCGGTGCGCCGACACCCGCTGTCGACAGCCTGGAAATCGACATCGCCGATGGCGAGTTCATCGTCCTCGTCGGCCCATCGGGCTGCGGCAAGTCGACCAGCCTGCGCATGCTGGCCGGCTTGGAATCGGTGGAGGCGGGTCGAATCCTGATCGGCGGCAAGGACGTCACCGGTCTGCCGCCGCGGGCCCGCGATGTGGCGATGGTGTTCCAGAGCTACGCGCTGTACCCGAATATGACCGTCGCGCAGAACATGGGCTTCGCGTTGCGCAACGCGGGCATGAACAAGGCCGACACCCTGGTGCGGGTGCAGGAGGCGGCGAAGATGCTGGAACTGGAGCACCTGCTGGACCGCAAACCGGCGAAACTGTCCGGCGGCCAACGGCAACGAGTCGCGATGGGCCGCGCGATCGTGCGCAGGCCGCAGGTGTTCTGCATGGACGAGCCGCTGTCCAATCTGGACGCGAAGCTGCGGGTCAGCACCCGTTCGCAGATCGCCGCGCTGCAGAAGCGGCTCGGCACCACCACCGTGTACGTCACCCACGATCAGGTGGAGGCGATGACCATGGGCGACCGGGTCGCGGTGCTGCTGGACGGCAAATTGCAGCAGATCGCCGCGCCCCGTGAGCTTTACGACAATCCGGTGAATACCTTCGTCGCCGGATTCATCGGTTCGCCGGGGATGAACCTGCTGGAGGCGCCCGTGCGCGACGGGGCGGCGGTGCTGGATGATCTGCGAATCCCGTTGCCGCGGACCGCGAAAACGGGTGAGCGGGTGGTTGTCGGCATTCGGCCCGAGTCGTGGGAGGTGACCACCGAGGACGGCGGCCTCACCGTCGCCGCCGAACTGCTGGAGGAGCTGGGCGCGGAGTCATTCGTCTACAGCCACGGCGTGGCCGAAGACTGGAACAGCCGCTCGGGCAAGGTGGTCGTCCGAGTCGACCGCCGCTTCCAGGTAGCGCTCGGCGACCAGCTACGGCTGCGCCCCAAGCTCGACGACGTCTTCTTCTTCGATTCCGAAACCGAGGAACGCCTACGCTGACGGCGCTCCCCGGCCCGGAGTCGATCGAGCTCTGCATCGACTCCGGTCACACGGCGCAAAAGCCGGGGCGTCCGGTCACCAGATCTTCACGCGCTCCGTCGGCTCCAGATATAGCGCGTCGCCGGGCTTCACTTCGAAGGCTTCGTGGAAGCTGTCGATGTTGCGGACGACGGCGTTGCAGCGGAATTCCGGTGGGGAGTGGGGGTCGACGGTGAGGCGGCGGATGGCCTCCTCGGTGCGGACCTTGGTGCGCCAGACTTGGGCCCAGCCGTAGAAGACGCGCTGTAGACCGGTGAGGCCGTCGAGCACCGGCGGTTCGGCGCCGTCGAGGGAGATCTTGTAGGCCTGCAGGGCGATGGAGAGGCCGCCGAGGTCACCGATGTTCTCGCCGATGGTGAATTCGCCGTTGACCGTGTGCTCGTCCGGTAGGTCCTTGGGCGACAGCACGCTGTACTGGTCGATCAAAGCCTTTGTGCGCTTGCCGAATTCGGTGCGGTCGTCGTCGGTCCACCAATCGATCATGTTGCCGTCGCCGTCGTATTTGGCGCCCTGATCGTCGAAACCGTGGCCGATCTCGTGGCCGATCACCGCGCCGATACCGCCGTAGTTGGCGGCGTCGTCGGCATTCATGTCGAACATCGGCGGCTGCAGAATCGCCGCGGGGAAGACGATTTCGTTCATGCCGGGGTTGTAGTAGGCATTCACGGTCTGCGGCGTCATGAACCATTCGTCGTGATCGACCGGGCCGCCGAGCTTGTTCAGGTCGCGATCGTGGTCGGCGGCATAACCGTTGCGGTAATTGCCGACCAGATCGGCCGGGTCGATCACCACGTCGGAATAGTCGCGCCACTTGTCCGGGTAGCCGATCTTCGGGGTGAACTTCTCCAGCTTGGCCAGCGCGGCCGCCCTGGTGTCCTGGCCCATCCAGTCCAGCTGGGCGATGTTGCGGCGGTAGGCCTCCTGCAAGTTGGCGACCAGGTCCACCATCCGAGCCTTGGCCGCAGGCGGGAAGTGCTCGGCCACATACAATTTGCCCACCGCCTCGCCGAGCAGGTCCTGCACCAGCGAAACGCCGCGCTTCCAGCGTTCCCGGTTCTCCTTGGCACCGGTCAGTGTGCGGCCGTAGAAGCCGAAGCTCTCCTCGACCAGCTCATCGGTGAGATACGGTGCGCGCGAACGGATCACCCGCCAGGCCGCCCACGCCTGCCAGTCGGCCAGCGATTCCTCGGCCCACACCTGAGCGAAGGTGCGTAGGTAGTCCGGCTGACGCACCACGACTTCGGCGAACAAGTCGGGGCCGGGCTTGTCGACGCCCGCAGCGAGTGCCGAAGTCCATGCCGCCCAATCGAACTCGGGATAGTCGGCGGTCAGTGCGGCGAAAGTGGTGAGGTTGTAGCTACGTTCGGCGTCGCGGCGACGAACCACGTCCCAGTGTCCGGCGGCGAGCTTGCGTTCCAGCTCGAACACCCGCTGCCCGACCGTATCCAGGTCCGACGGCAGCAGCGCGCCGATCCGGGGATCGGCGGCGGCCAGCGCGAACATCCGGCCGACGTGTGCGATGTACTCCGCCCGGATCTCGGCGGATTCGTCCTGGCGGTAGTACGACTCGTCGGGCAGCCCGATGCCGGACTGGGTGGCGTGCACCAGGTAGCGGTCGGAGTTCTTGTCGTCGGTGTCGACGTAATACCCGACAGCACCGCCGACACCGGTGCGCTGCAAACTGCCGAGCAGGGTCGCGAACGCACTCCGGTCGGTGACCTGATGGATCGCGGCGAGCTCCGCCGAGATCGGCGTGAGCCCGGCGGCCGCCACCGTCTCGGTGTCCATGAAGCTGGTGAACAGATCGCCGATCTTGCGGGCATCGCTGCCCGGTTCCGACGGTTCGGCGGCCGCGTTCTGGATGATCACCTGGACATCCCGCTCCGCCTGGTCGTACAGGGTGCGCAGCGCGCCGTCCACCGCCCGGTCGGCCGGTATCTCGTGGTCGGCCAGCCATTTGCCGTTGACATGCGCGAACAGGTCGTCCTGCACCCGCACGCCCTGGTCGATGTAGGACAGATCGATACCGGAAGGGCTGGTCAGCTCGGAAGTCACGATCTCCAGTATGCAGAAAACGCGCTGCCGGGCGCCGCCGTCGACAGACCTCGGCCGGGCGGAGCGAACAGGCGGGCGCGCGACAGTCCGTCCCCGACCGTATCGACTGCTACCAAGTCAGGCGGTCAGCGCGATGCGGTCGAACTCGCCGTCCCGCACGCCGAGCAGAAAGGCGTCCCACTCCTGCGGGGTGTAGTCGAGGACGGTATCGCCGTGCCGGAGCGTGGTGTGACCGTCGGCCGCGGTGTGCGCGGTCAGTACGCCCGGCGTTCGCTCGCGCAGGCGGAGCGTGTCGAGGAACGTGGTCCATTCGCGCGCGGTAACGGTGATGACGGGCTCGTCCGCGGGGCGGTTTGCCGGGTTACGGCGGTATTTGCTGTCACGTATGAGCACCGCGTCACCATCGAAGCGGACCTCGACACATTGATTGCCGTTGTTCGACCGAGTCGATGTGAACCAGTCAGTGAAAACCGACCGGGGAGTAGCGGTGGGGGCCATGGCCAGATTTTACACTTGGGCATACGTCCTGATCAGGGTCGATGATTCGTCATGATCCAGCGATTGGTCTTGTGCGCGAACGTAAGCGAAGCCCAGATCGCGCACCAATTCCGGATCGTCGACCGCCCCGCCGAAGACGGCGCTCTCCGCCCAGCCGAAGGTCGGCAGCTGTTCGCCGGCGAAGTCGATGAGATGGAAGCTGGACCCGCCGAGCACCGCGCCAGCGGTGGCGGCGAACGGGATGACCCGCACCTCGATGGTGTCGAGCTCCTCGATCAATTCGGCCAGGTGGATCAGCTGCCCGCGCAGCACCTCGGGACCTCCGGTCTGTTGCAGCAGGGTGCCCTCGCCGATCACCGCGGTGAGCTCGACCGGCTCCTTGCCGCGCAACCGCTCCTGCCTGCGCATCCGGATGGCGACCAGCTGCTCGACCTGCACCGGGCGGATCATCACGTCGGCACTGATCAGCGCACGGGCGTAGTCCTCGGTCTGCAAGAGACCGGGCACGACCAGGCTGTCGTAACTGCGTATGCACTGCGCGCCGTATTCCATGCCGTACAACCGCTGCAGTTCGGGCCCGATCAGCGCGGACGATTTGGTCCACCAACCCCGCTGCTTGCTCGCCTCCAGCAGCGCGAGCAACTCCGCGCGCTCCTCGGCCTCCACCTCGAGCAGTTCGAGCACCGGGCCGATGGTGTTGGTGGTGAGCACGCGCCTGCCCTTTTCCACGTGCGACCAGTTGGCCGGGGTGAAGCCGACCCGCTTGGCGAAGCCGGCCGAATCGAAGCCGCGTTGTTCGCGCAGCTCCCGCAGCCGGAGCACCAGTTCCCAGCGGGCAACGGTTGGCGAGACGGGTGCCATGACAGGGGATCGTAGCTCGCCGGCTTTCCGGCGTGTGACTATTGTCAAGCCAGTTGCGCGGCGTTAGGGTCTGGGGCCAGCGGTCGATTCTCCCCACTTCACGCGATCCACCCGCATCGAGGCGAGGTTCGTCATGAGTTTGTCCCGCACTGATCAAGACAGTCATTCGTCGTCGTCCCACGACTACTCAGCCCAGGACTACACGGCGATCCAGGACGCCATCGCCCGCTGCCGCCGGTATCGCAAGGAGCACGGCCTGTACGGCGTCGTTGATCCCACGCTGGGACGAATCATGCTGGAAGTCGGCGCGGTCGGCGCGGTGGTCATGCCCGCCGCGCTCGGCCGCCGGGTCCGCGACCGGCTGACCGAGACGCAGGCCGAGCAGCGACCGGGCCCGATCATCGCGCACCCGCGCTCGAACCGGTGGACCTTCCTGACCGGCCCGACCGACAACTCGTATCTGGACACCGAACTGTTCGCCGACCTG from Nocardia iowensis includes these protein-coding regions:
- a CDS encoding serine hydrolase domain-containing protein — protein: MLVDPRFIRLADQFFGMFTQPSRGGAALAVYLDGKPVVDIWGGWAGKDRRWNGSTVALTFSTGKGVASTVLHRLAERGLIDYDAPVAQYWPEFAAHGKDDITVRDVLSHRAGLHRVRGLVPGREGILDYGAVVRALADSPPDPRRIRTSGYHAITFGWLVAEIVQRVTGESFTDVLRREIAEPLGLDEFWFRVPEAERYRIAKIFPHLSPPGIRWNTASSVLSWVRPIRGLAEAGMPESFDELVRDPRVHDAVMPGWNGVFSARALARMYGALANEGRVFVERRGGGETVQFLRPETIDLINQVQPAESRDYVLGLPLRFTLGYHRPVLMSKQQPRKAFGHYGVGGSGAYADPELGMSVAFVTNRLGNAVTALGDARLARLAATARNTVRRVKPAVVIDETDS
- a CDS encoding L,D-transpeptidase, giving the protein MDEKPMHAASHTGSLPARRRGAQLTRRLRAGALLSATIAAAGVLLVAPAEAEPIPGLGSGSAGSATEPQPQQPNFAPPSINIADGEVVGVAQPIIINFKDPVTDQATAEKFIKITSSKPAPGHFYWRGDKQVRWRPNEFWPDNTDVQVQAGETRSAFKIGDALVSTADDNTHTITITRNGEEVKTMPTSMGKPKHETPNGTYIVGEQLRKMIMDSSTYGVPVTDPEGYKLEVEYATRISNSGIFVHAAPWSVGQQGKSNASHGCLNVSTENAKWFMENTRRGDPVVIVNTKGGTLSASDGLGDWND
- a CDS encoding carbohydrate ABC transporter permease; this translates as MRARPERVLPQPRGRGLRNRPWQDYALFLVLVVPNLALLTLFVYRPLIDNIRLSFYDWNISDPVATFIGVANYREWWSRPDSWDIVTNTVVFTLAAVVGSMVLGLALALLLDRKLFGRNVVRSAIFAPFVISGAAIGVAFQFIFDPSFGLVQDVLHRIGVAQVPDFYQDPHWALFMVTVTYIWKNLGYSFVIYLAALQGVRAELMEAAEMDGASRWTTFTKVLLPQLRPTTFFLSITVLLNSLQVFDIINVMTRGGPLGTGTTTMVYQVYEESFRNFRAGYGATVATIMFVVLLVVTLVQVRVMDRNEQ
- a CDS encoding carbohydrate ABC transporter permease produces the protein MVCVLIIVGVPLFWIVITSFKARPDIYVQPAVYWPHSWHPENYRDATTTLPFWTFLSNSLIVTGVISAVKFVLGVFSAYGLVFLRFPGKSVVFLVIIAALMVPNQITVISNYALVSQLGWRNTLVGIIVPLCGVAFGTFLMRNHFLSLPSEVIEAARMDGANWWRLLTRVVLPMSGPTMVAFAVVTLVNEWNEYLWPFLMADGPEVATLPVGLTLLQNTENPSVTNWGPVMSGTLLTMLPILVVFLLLQRHMIKGLTSGAVKG
- a CDS encoding ABC transporter substrate-binding protein; translation: MSTSQFPALSRRGFIGLAGAVAAGAALTACAGTGGGAKQSGDANTINFWSNHPGSSKDQETELIKRFHEKFPDLKVNLIDAGKNYEEVSQKFNAALSGGELPDVVVLSDVWWFNYALNGSIEPLDGHFGAAGVRLDDYVDSLAADYLFNGKHYALPYSRSTPLFYYNKDVWAKAGLPDRGPESWPEFDEWGPKIQAVVGDGKLAHGWGDAKNYLAWTFQGPNWTFGGAYSDGWQLKFTEPGTIAAGQFLRDMIHTKKYAGIKPQIAVDFGTGVIASTIASTGDLKGIKQNAEGKLQFGTAFLPHPNGPGVTTGGAGLAIPARISDQRKVNALKFIEFITNASNTAYFAQATGYMPVRKSAVADPGVQDFLAKNPNAKVAIDQLPLTKSQDYARVFVPGGDQIIGTGLEQIGLQNADPATVFANVSSQLQAIIDRQITPKLPK
- a CDS encoding ABC transporter ATP-binding protein translates to MATVQFDGVTHLYPGAPTPAVDSLEIDIADGEFIVLVGPSGCGKSTSLRMLAGLESVEAGRILIGGKDVTGLPPRARDVAMVFQSYALYPNMTVAQNMGFALRNAGMNKADTLVRVQEAAKMLELEHLLDRKPAKLSGGQRQRVAMGRAIVRRPQVFCMDEPLSNLDAKLRVSTRSQIAALQKRLGTTTVYVTHDQVEAMTMGDRVAVLLDGKLQQIAAPRELYDNPVNTFVAGFIGSPGMNLLEAPVRDGAAVLDDLRIPLPRTAKTGERVVVGIRPESWEVTTEDGGLTVAAELLEELGAESFVYSHGVAEDWNSRSGKVVVRVDRRFQVALGDQLRLRPKLDDVFFFDSETEERLR
- a CDS encoding M13 family metallopeptidase, whose translation is MEIVTSELTSPSGIDLSYIDQGVRVQDDLFAHVNGKWLADHEIPADRAVDGALRTLYDQAERDVQVIIQNAAAEPSEPGSDARKIGDLFTSFMDTETVAAAGLTPISAELAAIHQVTDRSAFATLLGSLQRTGVGGAVGYYVDTDDKNSDRYLVHATQSGIGLPDESYYRQDESAEIRAEYIAHVGRMFALAAADPRIGALLPSDLDTVGQRVFELERKLAAGHWDVVRRRDAERSYNLTTFAALTADYPEFDWAAWTSALAAGVDKPGPDLFAEVVVRQPDYLRTFAQVWAEESLADWQAWAAWRVIRSRAPYLTDELVEESFGFYGRTLTGAKENRERWKRGVSLVQDLLGEAVGKLYVAEHFPPAAKARMVDLVANLQEAYRRNIAQLDWMGQDTRAAALAKLEKFTPKIGYPDKWRDYSDVVIDPADLVGNYRNGYAADHDRDLNKLGGPVDHDEWFMTPQTVNAYYNPGMNEIVFPAAILQPPMFDMNADDAANYGGIGAVIGHEIGHGFDDQGAKYDGDGNMIDWWTDDDRTEFGKRTKALIDQYSVLSPKDLPDEHTVNGEFTIGENIGDLGGLSIALQAYKISLDGAEPPVLDGLTGLQRVFYGWAQVWRTKVRTEEAIRRLTVDPHSPPEFRCNAVVRNIDSFHEAFEVKPGDALYLEPTERVKIW
- a CDS encoding DUF397 domain-containing protein, with protein sequence MAPTATPRSVFTDWFTSTRSNNGNQCVEVRFDGDAVLIRDSKYRRNPANRPADEPVITVTAREWTTFLDTLRLRERTPGVLTAHTAADGHTTLRHGDTVLDYTPQEWDAFLLGVRDGEFDRIALTA
- a CDS encoding Scr1 family TA system antitoxin-like transcriptional regulator; the protein is MAPVSPTVARWELVLRLRELREQRGFDSAGFAKRVGFTPANWSHVEKGRRVLTTNTIGPVLELLEVEAEERAELLALLEASKQRGWWTKSSALIGPELQRLYGMEYGAQCIRSYDSLVVPGLLQTEDYARALISADVMIRPVQVEQLVAIRMRRQERLRGKEPVELTAVIGEGTLLQQTGGPEVLRGQLIHLAELIEELDTIEVRVIPFAATAGAVLGGSSFHLIDFAGEQLPTFGWAESAVFGGAVDDPELVRDLGFAYVRAQDQSLDHDESSTLIRTYAQV